A DNA window from Setaria viridis chromosome 2, Setaria_viridis_v4.0, whole genome shotgun sequence contains the following coding sequences:
- the LOC117842102 gene encoding cyclin-D4-1, whose amino-acid sequence MAPSSYEMAASILLCAEDSSSILGLGAECEEEEVMARSRTRGEPSVDFPVPSEECVAGFVEAETAHMPREDYAERLRLRGGGLDLRIRMDAIDWIWKVHSYYNFRPLTACLAVNYLDRFLSLYQLPEDKAWMTQLLSVACLSLAAKMEETYVLPSLDLQVGDARYVFEAKTIQRMELLVLSTLKWRMQAVTPFSYIDYFLHRLNGGDAPNRRAVRRSAELILCIARGTHCLDFRPSEIAAAVAATVAGEEHTVDIDKACTHRVHKERVSQCLEAIQATVALRLPAKTDGPSGGGGRSSSSVSVPRSPTGVLDAGCLSYRSDDTTVASHASSWCDENDSSPVVCSKRRKISR is encoded by the exons ATGGCGCCGAGCAGCTACGAGATGGCGGCCTCCATCCTGCTCTGCGCCGAGGACAGCAGCAGCATCCTGGGCCTCGGAGCCGagtgcgaggaggaggaggtgatggCGCGGAGCAGGACGCGCGGGGAGCCCAGCGTGGATTTCCCCGTGCCCTCCGAGGAATGCGTCGCTGGTTTCGtggaggcggagacggcgcaCATGCCCCGGGAGGACTACGCCGAGAGGCTGCGCCTGCGCGGCGGGGGCTTGGATCTCCGCATCCGGATGGACGCCATCGACTGGATTTGGAAG GTTCATTCGTACTACAATTTCAGACCTCTCACTGCCTGCCTGGCCGTCAACTACCTTGACCGCTTCCTCTCACTATACCAGCTTCCG GAAGACAAGGCTTGGATGACGCAGCTGCTGTCCGTGGCGTGCTTGTCCCTGGCTGCCAAGATGGAGGAGACCTACGTTCTTCCGTCTCTCGACCTGCAG GTCGGGGATGCACGGTACGTGTTCGAGGCGAAGACGATCCAGAGGATGGAGCTCCTCGTCCTCAGCACGCTCAAATGGAGGATGCAAGCGGTCACTCCCTTCTCGTACATCGACTACTTCCTCCATCGCCTCAACGGCGGCGATGCGCCGAACAGGCGCGCCGTCCGGCGATCGGCAGAGCTGATCCTGTGCATAGCCAGAG GGACGCACTGCTTAGATTTCAGGCCCTCGGAGatcgccgcggccgtcgccgcaACCGTTGCCGGAGAAGAGCACACTGTAGATATCGACAAGGCTTGCACCCACCGTGTACATAAG GAGAGGGTGTCGCAGTGCCTCGAAGCGATCCAGGCCACCGTGGCCCTGCGGCTGCCCGCTAAAACCGACggccccagcggcggcggcggcagatccTCTTCCTCCGTCTCCGTGCCCCGGAGCCCAACCGGGGTGCTGGACGCCGGCTGCCTGAGCTACAGGAGCGACGACACGACTGTTGCCTCGCATGCAAGCTCCTGGTGCGATGAGAACGACAGCTCCCCGGTCGTTTGCAGCAAGAGGAGGAAGATTAGTAGATGA